From the genome of Glycine max cultivar Williams 82 chromosome 2, Glycine_max_v4.0, whole genome shotgun sequence, one region includes:
- the LOC100786807 gene encoding small nuclear ribonucleoprotein-associated protein B: MSMSKSSKMLQYINYRMRVTIQDGRQLVGKFMAFDRHMNLVLGDCEEFRKLPPAKGKKPAEGADREDRRTLGLVLLRGEEVISMTVEGPPPPEESRSKAVGAAALAGPGIGRAAGRGIPPAPVVQAQPGLAGPVRGVGGPAPGMMQPQISRPPQLNAPPVSYPGGGPPVMRPPGQMPGQFAPPPMARGPPPPMPPGQFAPPRPGGPPPQFQVPPPQFGQRPMGPPPPGQMVRGPPAPPRPGMPAPPPPRPGMPPPPGSGVPVFGPPRPGMPPPPNPPNQQQQ; the protein is encoded by the coding sequence ATGTCGATGTCGAAGAGTTCCAAGATGCTTCAGTACATCAACTACCGTATGCGTGTCACCATTCAGGACGGTCGCCAGCTCGTCGGAAAATTCATGGCCTTCGACCGCCACATGAACCTCGTCCTCGGCGACTGTGAGGAGTTCCGCAAGCTTCCTCCGGCCAAGGGCAAGAAGCCAGCCGAAGGCGCCGACCGCGAGGACCGCCGCACGCTCGGCCTCGTCCTCCTCCGCGGCGAGGAGGTCATCTCCATGACCGTCGAGGGCCCTCCTCCGCCGGAAGAGTCCCGCTCCAAGGCCGTCGGTGCCGCCGCTCTGGCAGGCCCCGGCATCGGACGTGCTGCCGGTAGAGGTATCCCGCCCGCCCCCGTCGTCCAGGCCCAGCCCGGACTCGCCGGCCCTGTCCGCGGAGTCGGCGGCCCCGCCCCCGGCATGATGCAACCGCAGATCTCGCGCCCGCCTCAGCTCAACGCACCACCGGTGTCTTATCCCGGCGGTGGACCGCCTGTGATGAGGCCTCCGGGGCAGATGCCGGGGCAATTCGCTCCTCCTCCTATGGCGAGGGGTCCGCCACCGCCTATGCCGCCTGGGCAGTTTGCACCACCGAGACCTGGTGGCCCTCCGCCACAGTTCCAAGTTCCACCGCCGCAGTTTGGACAGAGACCCATGGGGCCTCCCCCTCCTGGACAGATGGTGAGAGGACCTCCGGCTCCTCCTCGTCCCGGGATGCCGGCTCCACCACCGCCTCGCCCCGGCATGCCACCGCCACCTGGAAGTGGTGTTCCCGTGTTTGGTCCTCCTCGACCTGGCATGCCCCCTCCGCCGAACCCTCCAAATCAACAGCAACAGTAA
- the LOC100787351 gene encoding glucose-6-phosphate/phosphate translocator 1, chloroplastic — translation MICTVKQPAISIRVSDIFLRKKGLPSTPVQSCSIVSPSSLPREKNSLRSLVSVQKPLHLSRVGFGDFVGSLVRRERGDFVTCDAYEADRSEVGGAPSKAAKKVKIGIYFATWWVLNVVFNIYNKKVLNAFPYPWLTSTLSLACGSLIMLFCWATKIVEPPKTDLQFWKDLFPVAVLHTIGHVAATVSMSKVAVSFTHIIKSAEPAFSVMVSRLLGEEFPAPVYLSLIPIIGGCGLAAVTELNFNMIGFMGAMISNLAFVLRNIYSKKGMKGKDISGMNYYACLSMLSLVILTPFAIAVEGPQMWAAGWQTALSQIGPQVIWWVAAQSIFYHLYNQVSYMSLDEISPLTFSIGNTMKRISVIVSSIIIFHTPVQPINALGAAIAIFGTFLYSQANQ, via the exons ATGATTTGCACCGTGAAACAACCCGCCATATCGATCAGAGTTTCTGATATTTTCCTACGTAAGAAGGGTTTACCTTCAACCCCAGTTCAGTCATGTTCCATTGTTTCACCTTCTTCCCTCCCGAGGGAAAAAAACTCTCTGAGATCATTGGTGTCAGTGCAAAAGCCACTGCACCTTTCTCGAGTTGGTTTTGGAGATTTTGTTGGGTCTCTGGTAAGGCGTGAGCGTGGTGATTTCGTGACATGTGATGCTTATGAGGCTGATAGATCAGAGGTTGGAGGGGCTCCATCAAAGGCTGCTAAGAAGGTGAAGATTGGGATATACTTTGCAACATGGTGGGTTCTGAATGTGGTGTTCAATATTTATAACAAGAAGGTTCTGAATGCATTCCCATACCCTTGGCTTACCTCAACTCTCTCCCTTGCATGTGGCTCTCTCATAATGTTGTTCTGTTGGGCCACCAAGATAGTTGAGCCTCCTAAGACTGATCTTCAGTTCTGGAAGGATTTGTTCCCT GTTGCTGTTTTACATACAATAGGACATGTAGCGGCAACTGTTAGCATGTCAAAAGTTGCCGTATCATTCACCCATATTATTAAGAGTGCTGAGCCTGCTTTCAGTGTAATGGTTTCCAGACTACTGGGCGAGGAATTCCCAGCACCAGTCTACCTGTCTTTGATTCCAATTATTGGTGGATGTGGACTTGCAGCTGTGACTGAGCTCAATTTCAACATGATTG gTTTTATGGGGGCTATGATATCGAATTTGGCATTCGTACTCCGTAATATCTATTCAAAAAAGGGCATGAAGGGAAAGGATATTAGTGGAATGAATTACTACGCTTGTTTATCTATGTTGTCCCTTGTAATTCTCACACCATTTGCGATTGCTGTGGAGGGACCACAGATGTGGGCAGCTGGATGGCAAACAGCACTCTCTCAAATTGGACCCCAAGTTATATG GTGGGTGGCAGCTCAAAGCATATTTTATCATCTGTACAATCAAGTGTCGTACATGTCTCTGGATGAGATCTCTCCCTTGACATTTAGCATTGGAAACACCATGAAACGTATATCTGTTATAGTTTCTTCAATCATTATATTCCACACACCAGTTCAGCCTATTAATGCTCTAGGAGCTGCTATTGCCATCTTTGGAACCTTCTTGTATTCACAG